A part of Streptomyces sp. NBC_01235 genomic DNA contains:
- a CDS encoding DUF485 domain-containing protein translates to MSHDPSRPYPNHPIHPIQQSRPSHPSHPSHPIQQSRPTYPWQPPPQPPEPPRRRPAHHTPLAHHSDLRILRGAYRRQRRVATLTALGYFVVFLVLSAFAPSLMTGTVATGLPAGLLLALLQLPVTWLAIALYERTARRHVDPLADRIRKLAEIDARRDARGTRGTRGTRPTGSTGSTRPKGAGR, encoded by the coding sequence ATGTCCCACGACCCGTCACGCCCCTACCCGAACCACCCGATTCACCCGATTCAGCAGAGCCGCCCGAGCCACCCGAGCCACCCGAGCCACCCGATTCAGCAGAGCCGCCCGACCTACCCATGGCAGCCGCCGCCACAGCCGCCCGAGCCACCCCGTCGACGCCCCGCCCACCACACTCCGCTCGCGCACCACAGCGACCTGCGGATCCTGCGGGGGGCCTACCGCCGCCAGCGGCGCGTGGCCACGCTCACCGCGCTGGGCTACTTCGTCGTCTTCCTGGTCCTGTCGGCGTTCGCGCCGTCGCTGATGACCGGCACGGTCGCCACCGGGCTCCCCGCGGGGTTGCTGCTCGCCCTGCTCCAACTCCCCGTCACCTGGCTGGCGATCGCCCTGTACGAGCGGACCGCCCGCCGCCACGTCGACCCGCTCGCGGACCGCATCCGCAAACTCGCCGAGATCGACGCCAGACGCGACGCCCGCGGAACCCGGGGAACCCGGGGAACCCGTCCCACTGGTTCCACTGGTTCTACTCGCCCCAAGGGGGCCGGACGATGA
- the mfd gene encoding transcription-repair coupling factor — translation MSLHGLLDAVVKDAALAEAIPAAADGNRMHVDLVGPPAARPFAIAALARETTRTVLAVTATGREAEDLAAALRSLLPADGVVEYPSWETLPHERLSPRSDTVGRRLAVLRRLAHPRPDDPETGPVSVVVAPVRSVLQPQVKGLGDLEPVALRTGRSADLNEIVEALAAAAYARVELVEKRGEFAVRGGILDVFPPTEEHPLRVEFWGDDVEEIRYFKVADQRSLEVAEHGLWAPPCRELLLTEDVRTRARALAEQHPELGELLGKIAEGIAVEGMESLAPVLVDDMELLIDVLPKGAMAVVCDPERVRTRAADLVATSQEFLQASWAATAGGGEAPIDVGAASLWSIADVRDHARELDMMWWSVSPFAADLELEADTLQLGMHAPETYRGDTAKALADTKGWLADGWRVVFVTEAHGPAARTVEVLGSEGVAARLDADLTDLGPSLVHVSCGSIDYGFVDPALRLAVLTETDLSGQKAAGKDGARMPARRRKTIDPLTLEAGDYIVHEQHGVGRYIEMVQRTVQGATREYLVVEYAPAKRGQPGDRLYIPTDQLEQITKYVGGEAPTLHRLGGADWTKTKARAKKAVKEIAADLIKLYSARMAAPGHAFGTDTPWQRELEDAFPYAETPDQLTTIAEVKDDMEKTVPMDRLICGDVGYGKTEIAVRAAFKAVQDGKQVAVLVPTTLLVQQHFGTFGERYAQFPVKVRALSRFQTDTEAKATLEGLREGSVDVVIGTHRLFSSETKFKDLGLVIVDEEQRFGVEHKEQLKKLRANVDVLTMSATPIPRTLEMAVTGIREMSTITTPPEERHPVLTFVGPYEQKQIGAAIRRELLREGQVFYIHNRVESIDRAAARLREIVPEARIATAHGQMSETALEQVVVDFWEKKFDVLVSTTIVESGIDISNANTLIVERGDTFGLSQLHQLRGRVGRGRERGYAYFLYPPEKPLTETAHERLATIAQHTEMGAGMYVAMKDLEIRGAGNLLGGEQSGHIAGVGFDLYVRMVGEAVADYRRQLETGGIEEEPPLEVKIELPVDAHVPHDYAPGERLRLQAYRAIASANSEQDVKAVREELVDRYGKLPEPVENLLLVAGLRMLARACGVGEIVLQGTNIRFAPVELRESQELRLKRLYPGTVIKPAAHQILVPRPKTAKVGGKPLVGRDLLGWVGEFLATVLGS, via the coding sequence ATGAGCCTGCACGGTCTGCTCGACGCCGTCGTCAAGGACGCCGCCCTCGCGGAAGCCATCCCCGCGGCCGCCGACGGCAACCGCATGCACGTCGACCTGGTCGGCCCCCCGGCCGCCCGCCCCTTCGCGATCGCCGCCCTCGCCCGCGAGACCACCCGCACGGTCCTCGCCGTCACGGCCACCGGCCGCGAGGCCGAGGACCTGGCCGCCGCTCTGCGCTCGCTGCTCCCGGCCGACGGCGTCGTGGAGTACCCCTCCTGGGAGACGCTCCCGCACGAGCGACTCAGCCCCCGCAGCGACACCGTGGGCCGCCGCCTGGCCGTTCTGCGCCGCCTGGCCCACCCGCGCCCCGACGACCCGGAGACCGGCCCGGTCTCCGTCGTCGTCGCGCCCGTCCGCTCGGTGCTCCAGCCCCAGGTCAAGGGCCTCGGCGACCTGGAACCGGTGGCCCTGCGCACCGGCCGGAGCGCCGACCTGAACGAGATCGTCGAGGCCCTCGCCGCGGCCGCCTACGCGCGCGTGGAGCTCGTCGAGAAGCGCGGCGAGTTCGCCGTACGAGGCGGCATCCTGGACGTGTTCCCGCCCACCGAGGAACACCCCCTGCGCGTCGAGTTCTGGGGCGACGACGTCGAGGAGATCCGTTACTTCAAGGTCGCCGACCAGCGCTCCCTGGAGGTCGCCGAGCACGGCCTGTGGGCGCCGCCCTGCCGTGAACTCCTGTTGACGGAAGACGTGCGCACGCGCGCGCGTGCCCTCGCCGAACAGCACCCCGAGCTGGGCGAGCTGCTCGGCAAGATCGCCGAGGGCATCGCGGTCGAGGGCATGGAGTCGCTGGCCCCGGTGCTGGTCGACGACATGGAGCTGCTGATCGACGTCCTGCCCAAGGGCGCGATGGCCGTCGTCTGCGACCCGGAGCGGGTACGCACGCGTGCCGCCGACCTCGTGGCGACCTCCCAGGAGTTCCTCCAGGCGTCCTGGGCGGCCACGGCAGGCGGCGGCGAGGCGCCCATCGACGTGGGCGCGGCCTCCCTGTGGTCCATCGCGGACGTCCGCGACCACGCGCGTGAGCTGGACATGATGTGGTGGTCGGTGTCGCCGTTCGCCGCGGACCTCGAGCTGGAGGCGGACACCCTCCAGCTCGGCATGCACGCCCCCGAGACCTACCGGGGCGACACCGCGAAGGCCCTCGCCGACACCAAGGGCTGGCTCGCCGACGGCTGGCGCGTCGTCTTCGTCACCGAGGCTCACGGTCCCGCGGCGCGCACCGTGGAGGTGCTCGGCAGCGAGGGCGTCGCGGCCCGCCTGGACGCCGACCTGACCGACCTCGGCCCGTCCCTCGTGCACGTCTCCTGCGGCTCGATCGACTACGGCTTCGTCGACCCGGCGCTGCGCCTGGCCGTCCTCACCGAGACGGACCTGTCCGGCCAGAAGGCGGCCGGCAAGGACGGCGCGCGCATGCCCGCGCGCCGTCGGAAGACCATCGACCCGCTCACCCTGGAGGCGGGCGACTACATCGTCCACGAGCAGCACGGTGTGGGCCGCTACATCGAGATGGTGCAGCGCACGGTCCAGGGCGCCACGCGCGAGTACCTGGTCGTCGAGTACGCGCCCGCCAAGCGCGGCCAGCCCGGCGACCGCCTCTACATCCCCACCGACCAGCTGGAACAGATCACCAAGTACGTCGGCGGCGAGGCTCCGACGCTGCACCGCCTGGGCGGCGCGGACTGGACGAAGACCAAGGCGCGCGCGAAGAAGGCCGTCAAGGAGATCGCCGCCGACCTGATCAAGCTGTACTCGGCCCGGATGGCGGCTCCGGGGCACGCCTTCGGCACCGACACGCCCTGGCAGCGCGAACTGGAGGATGCCTTCCCCTACGCGGAGACGCCCGACCAGCTCACCACCATCGCCGAGGTCAAGGACGACATGGAGAAGACGGTCCCGATGGACCGCCTGATCTGCGGCGACGTCGGCTACGGCAAGACGGAGATCGCCGTGCGCGCCGCCTTCAAGGCCGTCCAGGACGGCAAACAGGTCGCGGTCCTCGTGCCGACGACGCTCCTCGTGCAGCAGCACTTCGGCACGTTCGGCGAGCGGTACGCGCAGTTCCCGGTGAAGGTGCGCGCCCTGTCCCGCTTCCAGACCGACACGGAGGCGAAGGCCACCCTGGAGGGCCTGCGCGAGGGATCGGTGGACGTCGTCATCGGCACCCACCGCCTGTTCTCCTCCGAGACGAAGTTCAAGGACCTCGGCCTGGTCATCGTCGACGAGGAGCAGCGCTTCGGCGTCGAGCACAAGGAGCAGTTGAAGAAGCTCCGCGCGAACGTCGACGTCCTGACGATGTCCGCGACCCCCATCCCGCGCACCCTGGAGATGGCGGTGACGGGCATCCGCGAGATGTCGACGATCACCACGCCCCCGGAGGAGCGCCACCCGGTGCTCACCTTCGTCGGCCCCTACGAGCAGAAGCAGATCGGCGCCGCCATCCGCCGCGAACTGCTGCGCGAGGGCCAGGTCTTCTACATCCACAACCGGGTCGAGTCGATCGACCGCGCGGCGGCGAGACTGCGCGAGATCGTTCCCGAGGCGCGCATCGCCACCGCCCACGGCCAGATGTCGGAGACGGCGCTGGAGCAGGTCGTCGTCGACTTCTGGGAGAAGAAGTTCGACGTGCTCGTCTCGACGACGATCGTCGAGTCCGGCATCGACATCTCCAACGCGAACACGCTGATCGTGGAGCGCGGCGACACCTTCGGCCTGTCCCAGCTGCACCAGTTGCGCGGCCGGGTCGGACGAGGGCGCGAACGCGGTTACGCCTACTTCCTCTACCCGCCCGAGAAGCCCCTCACGGAGACGGCCCACGAACGCCTCGCGACCATCGCCCAGCACACGGAGATGGGTGCGGGCATGTACGTGGCGATGAAGGACCTCGAGATCCGAGGAGCCGGAAACCTCCTCGGCGGCGAACAGTCCGGGCACATCGCGGGCGTCGGCTTCGACCTGTACGTCCGCATGGTCGGCGAGGCCGTCGCGGACTACCGGCGCCAGCTGGAGACCGGCGGGATCGAGGAGGAGCCGCCGCTCGAGGTCAAGATCGAGCTGCCCGTCGACGCGCACGTCCCGCACGACTACGCGCCCGGCGAGCGGCTGCGCCTCCAGGCCTACCGCGCCATCGCCTCCGCCAACTCGGAGCAGGACGTCAAGGCCGTGCGCGAGGAACTCGTCGACCGCTACGGCAAGTTGCCCGAACCGGTGGAGAACCTCCTCCTCGTGGCGGGCCTGCGGATGCTGGCACGCGCGTGTGGCGTCGGCGAGATCGTCCTGCAGGGCACCAACATCCGCTTCGCGCCGGTGGAGTTGCGCGAGTCGCAGGAGCTGCGCCTCAAGCGGCTGTACCCCGGCACCGTCATCAAGCCGGCCGCGCACCAGATCCTCGTACCTCGCCCGAAGACCGCGAAGGTCGGCGGCAAGCCGCTGGTCGGACGGGACCTGCTGGGCTGGGTCGGGGAGTTCCTGGCGACGGTCCTGGGGTCGTAG
- a CDS encoding MFS transporter, translating to MGDTQPAIREAARQTAPHRRGAVVAALMLSMALAALDSTIVSTAVPQIVGDLGGFSVFSWLFSGYLLAVTVTLPVYGKLSDTFGRKPVLVAGAALFLLGSLLCALAWNMGALIAFRIVQGLGGGALQGTVQTLAADLYPLEERPKIQSKLSTVWAVSAVAGPAIGGVLAAYADWRWIFLVNLPIGAVALWLIVRHLHEPERTSRARDARARVDWAGALAVFACGGVLLTALVQGGVAWPWLSGPSLALFGTGLALAGLVVVIERRAAEPIIPGWVWRRRTIAAVNLALGALGLLMVAPTVFLPTYAQSVLGLGPVTAGFVLSVWTLTWPLSAALSQHVYRRIGFRDTALLGIGTATLILLAFPFLPYPGAAWQPTLLMLLLGAALGLFQLPLIVGVQSTVGWSERGTTTASVLFCRQTGQTIGASVFGAVANGVLAARLGGAGDLDSLARDLDTGTAPEAARRAVADAVHAVYLGASCAAAVAFVVLLVLAPRRFPVRAE from the coding sequence GTGGGGGACACACAACCCGCGATACGCGAGGCCGCGCGGCAAACCGCGCCGCACCGGCGGGGAGCGGTCGTCGCCGCGCTCATGCTGTCCATGGCGCTGGCCGCCCTCGACTCCACCATCGTCTCCACGGCCGTCCCGCAGATCGTCGGCGATCTGGGCGGGTTCTCCGTCTTCTCCTGGCTGTTCTCCGGCTATCTGCTCGCCGTCACGGTCACGCTGCCGGTCTACGGCAAGCTCTCCGACACCTTCGGCCGCAAGCCGGTGCTGGTCGCCGGGGCGGCGCTCTTCCTGCTCGGCTCGCTGCTGTGCGCGCTCGCCTGGAACATGGGGGCGCTGATCGCGTTCCGCATCGTGCAGGGCCTGGGCGGCGGGGCGTTGCAGGGCACGGTGCAGACGCTCGCCGCCGACCTGTACCCCTTGGAGGAGCGGCCGAAGATCCAGTCGAAGCTGTCGACGGTGTGGGCGGTCTCGGCGGTCGCGGGTCCGGCCATCGGCGGGGTGCTCGCGGCCTACGCGGACTGGCGCTGGATCTTCCTGGTCAACCTGCCCATCGGGGCGGTGGCGTTGTGGCTGATCGTCCGTCATCTGCACGAGCCGGAACGGACGTCACGTGCGCGGGACGCACGCGCGCGTGTCGACTGGGCCGGCGCGCTGGCGGTGTTCGCGTGCGGCGGGGTGCTGCTGACCGCGCTGGTGCAGGGCGGGGTGGCCTGGCCGTGGCTGTCGGGGCCGTCGCTCGCCCTGTTCGGCACGGGACTCGCGCTCGCCGGGCTCGTCGTCGTCATCGAGCGCCGGGCCGCGGAGCCGATCATCCCAGGCTGGGTGTGGCGCCGCCGCACGATCGCGGCGGTCAACCTCGCCCTGGGCGCGCTGGGCCTGCTGATGGTGGCCCCGACGGTGTTCCTGCCGACGTACGCCCAGTCGGTCCTGGGCCTGGGACCGGTGACGGCCGGGTTCGTCCTCTCCGTCTGGACGCTGACCTGGCCGCTGTCGGCCGCCCTCAGTCAGCACGTCTACCGGCGCATCGGCTTCCGCGACACCGCGCTGCTCGGCATCGGCACGGCGACGCTGATCCTGCTCGCGTTCCCGTTCCTGCCCTACCCCGGCGCGGCCTGGCAGCCGACCCTGCTGATGCTGCTGCTCGGCGCGGCGCTCGGACTCTTCCAACTCCCGCTCATCGTCGGGGTGCAGTCGACGGTGGGGTGGTCGGAGCGCGGGACGACGACCGCGTCCGTGCTGTTCTGCCGGCAGACGGGTCAGACGATCGGCGCGTCGGTGTTCGGCGCGGTCGCCAACGGGGTACTGGCCGCGCGGCTGGGCGGCGCGGGAGACCTGGACTCGCTCGCCCGCGACCTGGACACCGGCACCGCCCCCGAAGCGGCCCGCCGAGCGGTCGCCGACGCCGTGCACGCCGTGTACCTGGGCGCGTCGTGCGCGGCGGCCGTGGCGTTCGTCGTGCTGCTGGTGCTGGCGCCGCGCCGGTTCCCGGTACGGGCGGAGTGA
- a CDS encoding phospholipase A2: protein MNKLRAAVPGIALSSFILIAGATPALADSAASQTAASPTAAAAVTKAQKLAKMKTLTQNSEASSLAWNSALGDHNAGRASINKYNFNWHTDYCTYSPDSLPGGYVFKWGCYRHDFSYRNYKSLVGNAAFKRDHKLRVDKALLGDLNRVCGQRFWADPYPAAQRKKLKEACYKAATKYYNAVRAAG from the coding sequence TTGAACAAGTTGCGCGCCGCAGTGCCTGGCATTGCCCTTTCGAGTTTCATCCTCATCGCGGGGGCGACGCCCGCTCTGGCCGATTCCGCCGCTTCTCAGACAGCCGCCTCCCCCACGGCGGCCGCCGCCGTGACCAAGGCCCAGAAGCTCGCCAAGATGAAGACCCTCACCCAGAACTCGGAGGCCTCGTCCCTCGCGTGGAACTCGGCGCTCGGTGACCACAACGCCGGCAGGGCGTCGATCAACAAGTACAACTTCAACTGGCACACCGACTACTGCACCTACTCGCCGGACTCGCTTCCGGGGGGCTACGTCTTCAAGTGGGGGTGCTACCGCCACGACTTCTCCTACCGCAACTACAAGAGCCTGGTGGGCAACGCCGCGTTCAAGCGGGATCACAAGCTGCGCGTCGACAAGGCTCTCCTCGGTGACCTGAACCGGGTCTGCGGCCAGCGCTTCTGGGCCGACCCTTACCCGGCCGCACAGCGCAAGAAGCTGAAGGAGGCCTGCTACAAGGCCGCGACGAAGTACTACAACGCGGTCCGCGCCGCCGGCTGA
- a CDS encoding ABC transporter ATP-binding protein, with product MTSAVTIPRHGGTGGRTAVAARARQVVKAYGSGETRVVALDHVDVDIARGRFTAIMGPSGSGKSTLMHCLAGLDTVSSGQIYLDETEITGLKDKKLTKLRRDRIGFIFQAFNLLPTLNAIENITLPMDIAGRKPDKAWLNQVVETVGLADRLRHRPTQLSGGQQQRVAVARALAARPEIIFGDEPTGNLDSRAGAEVLGFLRRSVDELGQTIVMVTHDPVAASYADRVLYLADGRIVDEMFKPTAETVLDRMKDFDARGRTS from the coding sequence GTGACTTCGGCTGTGACCATTCCCAGGCACGGGGGCACTGGAGGGCGTACGGCCGTTGCCGCGCGGGCGCGGCAGGTCGTCAAGGCGTACGGGTCCGGGGAGACCCGTGTCGTCGCCCTCGACCACGTCGACGTGGACATCGCCCGTGGTCGGTTCACCGCGATCATGGGCCCCTCGGGGTCCGGCAAGTCCACGCTGATGCACTGCCTCGCCGGTCTCGACACCGTCTCGTCCGGGCAGATCTACCTGGACGAGACCGAGATCACCGGTCTGAAGGACAAGAAGCTCACCAAGCTGCGCCGGGACCGGATCGGCTTCATCTTCCAGGCGTTCAACCTGCTGCCCACGCTGAACGCGATAGAGAACATCACGCTCCCCATGGACATCGCCGGCCGCAAGCCGGACAAGGCCTGGCTGAACCAGGTCGTGGAGACCGTCGGGCTCGCCGACCGCCTCAGGCACCGTCCCACCCAGCTCTCCGGCGGCCAGCAGCAGCGCGTCGCCGTGGCCCGCGCCCTCGCGGCCCGCCCGGAGATCATCTTCGGGGACGAGCCGACCGGAAACCTCGACTCGCGCGCGGGCGCCGAGGTCCTGGGCTTCCTGCGCCGCTCGGTGGACGAGCTGGGCCAGACCATCGTGATGGTCACGCACGACCCGGTCGCGGCCTCGTACGCGGACCGGGTGCTGTACCTCGCGGACGGCCGGATCGTCGACGAGATGTTCAAGCCGACCGCGGAGACCGTCCTGGACCGCATGAAGGACTTCGACGCGCGGGGGCGTACGTCATGA
- a CDS encoding ABC transporter permease, which translates to MTVMRTSMRNFFAHKGRMALSAVAVLLSVAFVCGTLVFTDTMNTTFDKLFAATSSDVTVSAKGASDTGETTADNGKPPVMPASVLDRVRKVQGVKSAEGSVFSSAVTVVDADKDSLSPSSGAPTIVGSWNGNEARTMKITEGAAPKGSDQVMVDEDTADKHHLEIGDEVGVITAVGTHTAKVSGLAAFQVTNPGAAIFYLDTATAQKTLVGEPDVYTNVNVTAAAGVSDAQLKKSVAAEIGADYKVQTAKEAADANRADVGDFLDVMKYAMLGFAGIAFLVGIFLIINTFSMLVAQRTREIGLMRAVGSSRKQINRSVLAEALLLGVVGSVLGVGAGVGVAVGLMKLMGLTGMNLSTDDLTVAWTTPVIGMILGVVVTVLAAYLPARRAGKVSPMAALRDAGAPADAKAGVVRAVIGLLLTGAGGAGLYLASAADKAAEGSLWLGLGVVLSLIGFVVIGPLLAGAVVRVLGAVLLRAFGPVGRMAERNALRNPRRTGATGAALMIGLALVACLSVVGSSMVASATEELDKSVGTDFIIQSNNDNGQLVTPQAVKAVKSTPGLERVTEYKVTEADFTTPDGKTLDETAITAADPTYASDLRVETVAGKLADAYRPDSMSVHEKFAKDHKITLGSRIAVAFRDGSTARLTVRAITSSDGVIDQGAMYTSVATLKKYVPADELPLDELVFATAKDGQQDAAYTALKAALHDYPQYVVRDQTDYKQELKDQIGQLLNLIYGLLALAIIVAVLGVVNTLALSVVERTREIGLMRAIGLSRRQLRRMIRMESVVIALFGALLGLGLGMGWGATAQRLLALQGLNVLEIPWPTIIGVFIGSAFVGLFAALVPAFRAGRMNVLNAIATD; encoded by the coding sequence ATGACTGTCATGAGGACCTCCATGCGCAACTTCTTCGCGCACAAGGGACGCATGGCCCTGTCGGCCGTGGCGGTCCTGCTGTCGGTGGCGTTCGTCTGCGGGACGCTGGTGTTCACCGACACGATGAACACGACGTTCGACAAGCTCTTCGCCGCCACCTCCTCCGATGTGACGGTGAGCGCGAAGGGCGCCTCGGACACCGGTGAGACGACCGCCGACAACGGCAAGCCGCCGGTCATGCCGGCCTCGGTGCTCGACCGGGTCCGCAAGGTGCAGGGCGTGAAGTCGGCGGAGGGATCGGTCTTCTCCAGCGCGGTGACCGTCGTCGACGCCGACAAGGACAGCCTGTCGCCGTCCAGCGGCGCGCCCACCATCGTCGGCAGCTGGAACGGCAACGAAGCCCGCACCATGAAGATCACCGAAGGTGCGGCGCCGAAGGGCTCCGACCAGGTCATGGTCGACGAGGACACCGCCGACAAGCACCACCTCGAGATCGGCGACGAGGTCGGCGTGATCACCGCGGTCGGCACGCACACCGCGAAGGTGTCCGGCCTCGCCGCCTTCCAGGTCACCAACCCCGGCGCGGCGATCTTCTACCTGGACACCGCGACCGCCCAGAAGACGCTGGTCGGCGAGCCGGACGTCTACACGAACGTCAACGTCACGGCGGCGGCCGGGGTGAGCGACGCGCAGCTGAAGAAGAGCGTCGCGGCCGAGATCGGCGCCGACTACAAGGTGCAGACCGCCAAGGAGGCCGCCGACGCCAACCGGGCGGACGTGGGCGACTTCCTGGACGTGATGAAGTACGCGATGCTCGGCTTCGCCGGGATCGCCTTCCTCGTCGGCATCTTCCTGATCATCAACACCTTCTCGATGCTGGTCGCGCAGCGCACCCGTGAGATCGGCCTGATGCGGGCCGTCGGCTCCAGCCGCAAGCAGATCAACCGGTCCGTTCTCGCGGAGGCCCTGCTGCTCGGCGTGGTCGGCTCGGTCCTCGGAGTCGGCGCGGGCGTCGGCGTCGCCGTCGGCCTGATGAAGCTCATGGGTCTGACCGGCATGAACCTGTCCACGGACGACCTGACGGTCGCCTGGACGACCCCGGTGATCGGCATGATCCTCGGCGTCGTCGTCACGGTGCTGGCGGCCTACCTCCCGGCCCGCCGCGCCGGCAAGGTCTCCCCGATGGCCGCGCTGCGCGACGCCGGCGCCCCCGCCGACGCCAAGGCCGGCGTCGTCCGGGCCGTCATCGGTCTGCTGCTCACCGGCGCGGGCGGCGCGGGACTCTACCTCGCCTCCGCCGCCGACAAGGCCGCCGAGGGCTCGCTCTGGCTGGGTCTGGGCGTGGTGCTGAGCCTGATCGGCTTCGTGGTGATCGGCCCGCTGCTGGCCGGTGCAGTCGTCCGGGTGCTGGGCGCGGTCCTGCTGAGGGCCTTCGGCCCGGTCGGGAGGATGGCGGAGCGCAACGCGCTGCGCAATCCGCGCCGCACGGGCGCCACCGGCGCGGCCCTGATGATCGGCCTCGCGCTGGTCGCCTGTCTGTCGGTGGTCGGCTCCTCCATGGTCGCCTCCGCCACGGAGGAGCTCGACAAGAGCGTCGGCACGGACTTCATCATCCAGAGCAACAACGACAACGGTCAGCTCGTGACCCCGCAGGCCGTGAAGGCCGTCAAGTCGACGCCGGGCCTGGAGCGGGTGACCGAGTACAAGGTGACCGAGGCCGACTTCACCACCCCCGACGGCAAGACGCTCGACGAGACGGCGATCACGGCGGCCGACCCGACCTACGCGAGCGACCTGCGCGTCGAGACCGTCGCCGGCAAGCTCGCCGACGCCTACCGCCCCGACTCCATGTCCGTCCACGAGAAGTTCGCGAAGGACCACAAGATCACGCTCGGCTCGCGGATCGCGGTCGCCTTCAGGGACGGTTCCACGGCCCGGCTGACGGTCCGCGCGATCACCAGCAGCGACGGCGTCATCGACCAGGGCGCGATGTACACCTCCGTCGCCACCCTGAAGAAGTACGTCCCGGCCGACGAACTGCCGCTGGACGAGTTGGTCTTCGCCACCGCGAAGGACGGGCAGCAGGACGCCGCGTACACCGCCCTGAAGGCGGCGCTGCACGACTATCCGCAGTACGTCGTCCGTGACCAGACCGACTACAAGCAGGAGTTGAAGGACCAGATCGGGCAGCTGCTGAACCTGATCTACGGTCTGCTCGCCCTCGCGATCATCGTCGCGGTCCTCGGTGTGGTCAACACCCTGGCCCTGTCGGTGGTGGAGCGCACCCGGGAGATCGGCCTGATGCGGGCGATCGGCCTCTCGCGCCGCCAGCTGCGCCGCATGATCCGCATGGAGTCGGTCGTCATCGCCCTCTTCGGCGCGCTCCTCGGCCTCGGCCTGGGCATGGGCTGGGGCGCGACCGCCCAGCGGTTGCTCGCCCTGCAGGGCCTGAACGTCCTCGAGATCCCGTGGCCGACGATCATCGGCGTGTTCATCGGCTCCGCCTTCGTGGGGCTGTTCGCGGCCCTGGTGCCGGCGTTTCGCGCGGGCCGCATGAACGTCCTGAACGCGATCGCGACCGACTGA